One Hafnia alvei genomic window, CCTGTGTGTCTGTCCATTTGCGGGTCTGTAAAGCGCCCTCGATGTAGATTTGCGAACCTTTTTGCAGATATTCCCCTGCGATTTCAGCCAACTTGCCAAACACCACAACGCGATGCCATTCGGTTTTTTCTTTTTGTTCGCCCGTTTGCTTATCGCGCCATGTTTCTGAGGTAGCCAGTGACAAATTGGCAACTGCGCCACCGTTCGGCATGTAGCGTACTTCGGGTTCTTGGCCTAAATGTCCCACTAAAATCACTTTATTAACGCCTTTGCTCGCCATCATGTTGCTCCTTGAAGCCTCTGGCTTCTTTCTGGTGTATTTCCCTCTGCCGGATTTTTCCGGGGCGAGGGGCTTTTCGTGGGAAGACGGTAGCGACAGGCGCGGCGGTAAAGTCCACAGGGGGTGCGTTCATTTTTTGAGACGAACTTGAGAGGAAAAAAAAATTAATGCGGCCAGCGCTGGCGCGGCCTGTTGACTTTTCCGTCCCCTGACGCAGGCTGACCCACGAAAACACAGCGCTCAGGATAGGGCGTAAAGAAAGGACACCGGAAAGAGGCCAGATTTATCTGGCCCCCTTAGCGCCGGCAGCTTCATCGCCGGCAGTGAAAGCGGCGTGACCAACTGGTCACAGCAAGCGATTCTGTTGACCTGCCAGCAACGGCTCTACCCCGCATGGGCGCAGACACCTTGCGTGGCTGCGTAAAACTTGGCGTGCCCGTTTGTTTGGGCGCGACTAGTTGTGTCAGTCGTCGTGTGTCGGAACGGCGCACGCCCTTGGGTGCCCCAAAGTCCCTTGTGTATATTTTGGAGAGATAAGCGAAACAGCCCCAACAGCAGAAGGATGTATATCCAGAAGAAGATCGAAAAGACGAAGAGGAAAGAGATCATGGAGAGGAAGAAGAACAGCCATAGTCGGAATGGAAACACAACGCAACACACTACCCTGACATCACGAAACGGGGAGATAAGCGGTGCGTTAGCACCGCTGCATTCCCGTGCGCCAACGGCGCGTGTTTTTTTCGGCGCGGACAGACAGAGGACACCTCCCCTGCCTGATATCGAATAAGACAGTTAGGCACGAAGTCTGATTATCGCCGTCGCCACATCGGTATATGAAAACGTGCCGCGCGGCAGCTCCTCCCAAACATCGCAAAACGGCTTGAGTATT contains:
- a CDS encoding single-stranded DNA-binding protein produces the protein MASKGVNKVILVGHLGQEPEVRYMPNGGAVANLSLATSETWRDKQTGEQKEKTEWHRVVVFGKLAEIAGEYLQKGSQIYIEGALQTRKWTDTQGIERYTTEIIVNVGGTMQMLGNRREANPTPAPQTSGQPQQQAAAPAAKKDGKGKKSKAAAQPEPQPPQTGEFPPMDYDDSIPF